In Streptomyces sp. NBC_01408, one DNA window encodes the following:
- a CDS encoding subtilase-type protease inhibitor, with amino-acid sequence MRSIARGLGLGSAAMALTALTALAWPGAAGAAPSGTASLYAPSALVLAVAAGDDAETGTVLRAVTLICAPSPAGTHPDPIAACAELRASSARLDALTEAAPDTACTREWNPMTVTADGVWEGRRFSYDHTFGNPCGLRSTSGILFDF; translated from the coding sequence ATGCGGTCCATCGCAAGGGGTCTCGGGCTCGGTTCCGCCGCCATGGCGCTCACCGCGCTCACCGCTCTGGCCTGGCCCGGAGCGGCCGGCGCGGCACCCTCCGGCACGGCAAGCCTGTACGCTCCGTCCGCGCTCGTGCTCGCCGTTGCGGCGGGGGACGACGCCGAGACCGGTACGGTGCTGCGCGCGGTGACGCTGATCTGCGCGCCGTCGCCCGCCGGCACGCACCCGGACCCGATCGCCGCCTGCGCCGAACTGCGGGCCAGCTCCGCCCGGCTGGACGCGCTCACCGAAGCCGCCCCCGACACGGCGTGTACCAGGGAGTGGAACCCGATGACCGTGACCGCCGACGGGGTCTGGGAGGGCCGCCGGTTCAGCTACGACCACACCTTCGGCAACCCGTGCGGCCTGCGGAGCACGAGCG